In one Prosthecobacter debontii genomic region, the following are encoded:
- the purT gene encoding formate-dependent phosphoribosylglycinamide formyltransferase — translation MSLIGTPLSSTATKVMLLGSGELGKEVVIELQRLGCEVIAVDRYANAPAMQVAHRSHVISMLDGEALRRLVEVEKPNFIVPEIEAIATDTLVELEEEGFTVVPTARAAKLTMNREGIRRLAAEELGLKTSPYVFAQTEEEFRAAIAQIGMPCVVKPIMSSSGKGQSVVKTEADIAHSWQYAQEGGRAGKGKVIVEGFVEFDYEITMLTVRHASGTSFCAPVGHTQIKGDYRESWQPHPMSDKALAAAEHMAGAITEALGGRGLFGVELFIKGDDVIFSEVSPRPHDTGLVTLISQDLSEFALHVRAILGLPIPNIRQHGPSASCAVLVEGDSSQVQFGQLDQVLAEPDTQLRLFGKPTVSGQRRMAVTLARADSVEAARGKAHRAAQAMEIKL, via the coding sequence ATGTCCCTCATCGGCACCCCACTTTCTTCCACTGCAACTAAAGTTATGCTCCTCGGCTCAGGTGAACTGGGCAAGGAGGTCGTCATCGAACTCCAGCGCCTCGGCTGTGAGGTGATCGCTGTGGATCGTTATGCCAATGCGCCTGCCATGCAGGTGGCGCACCGCAGCCACGTGATCTCCATGCTGGATGGTGAGGCCCTACGACGTCTCGTGGAGGTGGAAAAACCGAACTTCATCGTGCCGGAGATCGAGGCCATTGCCACGGATACGCTGGTGGAGCTGGAGGAGGAAGGCTTCACCGTGGTGCCCACGGCCCGGGCTGCCAAGCTGACTATGAACCGCGAAGGCATCCGCCGTCTCGCGGCTGAAGAACTGGGGCTGAAAACCTCCCCGTATGTGTTTGCCCAAACCGAAGAGGAATTCCGCGCTGCCATCGCCCAAATCGGCATGCCCTGTGTGGTGAAGCCCATCATGTCCTCTTCCGGCAAAGGCCAGAGCGTGGTGAAAACCGAGGCGGACATTGCCCACTCCTGGCAGTATGCGCAGGAAGGCGGGCGCGCCGGGAAAGGCAAGGTGATCGTGGAAGGCTTTGTCGAGTTCGATTACGAGATCACCATGCTGACCGTGCGCCACGCCAGTGGCACGTCTTTCTGCGCCCCGGTGGGACATACTCAAATCAAAGGCGACTATCGCGAGTCCTGGCAGCCACATCCGATGAGCGACAAAGCCCTGGCCGCCGCCGAGCACATGGCCGGTGCCATCACGGAGGCGCTGGGAGGCCGGGGGCTCTTCGGCGTGGAGCTTTTCATCAAGGGCGATGATGTGATCTTTAGTGAAGTGTCTCCGCGCCCGCATGATACCGGTCTCGTGACCCTGATTTCTCAAGATCTGTCCGAGTTTGCCCTGCACGTGCGGGCCATCCTGGGCTTGCCGATTCCGAACATTCGCCAGCATGGGCCGAGTGCCTCCTGCGCCGTCCTCGTGGAAGGAGACTCTTCCCAGGTGCAGTTTGGCCAGCTTGATCAAGTGCTCGCCGAGCCCGATACGCAGCTCCGTCTGTTCGGGAAACCCACCGTCAGCGGTCAGCGCCGCATGGCCGTGACGCTGGCCCGGGCAGACAGTGTGGAAGCTGCCCGTGGCAAGGCCCATCGCGCGGCTCAAGCGATGGAGATCAAGCTGTAA
- a CDS encoding muramidase family protein, whose amino-acid sequence MKALPAVFFPKHPRWLLAALAIWTAPQVQAQNYPPAGAGVGAPGAVQQPYYRQAGSAYVPPGTTRQATLNSTPQYQPGFGTPPNYKPPTVKPTSTPSKPKSPTSNTSSTTSTRSKPVSLETKVARLEKNDARQDQRLNHLEFGKGGQGQGSSHADGGVYTVRPGDTLWRIAERHNTSINELKAANRISGETITVGQSLIIPGYSGISLLQESPSGGAHIVRPGDTFSQIAQTHGLTMDTLARANPSVYPDRLLVGERIVIPGQKVGTTPAVLPNERQSMSARLHIVKPGESLGAIAKGYGVSTASMAAANKLKDANLIAPGQKLLVPGGSASPAPRSPAPVYPPADSDTVPLPGAGLYATSPAPAPTPAPQLATVAPAPESAPAPKPVSAPVSSNRRGIVAYRLERGDDIHTVSNLFNTTPERIRELNKMAPDAKLKEGDEVVVPSLGAVSLN is encoded by the coding sequence ATGAAAGCGCTGCCTGCTGTTTTTTTCCCGAAGCACCCGCGTTGGCTCTTAGCGGCTCTTGCCATCTGGACCGCTCCGCAGGTGCAGGCGCAGAATTACCCTCCAGCAGGTGCTGGCGTGGGTGCCCCTGGGGCCGTCCAGCAGCCTTACTATCGCCAGGCTGGCTCCGCCTATGTTCCCCCGGGAACGACACGGCAGGCCACCCTGAACTCGACACCTCAATACCAGCCCGGGTTTGGCACGCCGCCGAACTACAAGCCGCCGACGGTGAAACCCACCTCGACCCCGAGCAAGCCGAAGTCCCCCACCAGCAACACCTCTTCCACGACCAGCACGCGTTCAAAACCCGTGAGCCTGGAGACGAAGGTGGCGCGTCTGGAGAAAAATGACGCCCGCCAGGATCAGCGGCTAAACCATCTGGAATTTGGCAAAGGCGGCCAAGGCCAGGGCAGCAGTCACGCCGACGGCGGTGTTTACACCGTGCGCCCGGGGGATACGCTGTGGCGCATCGCCGAGCGGCACAATACCAGCATCAATGAGCTGAAGGCGGCCAATCGTATCTCGGGAGAAACCATCACAGTGGGGCAGTCCCTGATCATCCCTGGCTACAGTGGCATCTCGCTGCTGCAGGAGTCGCCCTCCGGCGGAGCCCACATCGTGCGTCCAGGAGATACCTTTTCCCAGATCGCTCAGACCCATGGGCTGACCATGGACACGCTGGCTCGGGCTAATCCCTCCGTTTATCCCGACCGCCTGCTGGTGGGAGAGCGTATCGTCATCCCCGGTCAAAAGGTGGGCACCACCCCCGCCGTGCTGCCCAATGAGCGCCAGAGCATGAGCGCACGCCTGCACATTGTGAAACCTGGGGAAAGCCTGGGGGCCATCGCCAAAGGCTACGGTGTCTCCACCGCCAGCATGGCCGCCGCCAATAAGCTGAAAGACGCCAATCTGATCGCTCCAGGTCAGAAGCTCCTCGTGCCGGGAGGCTCTGCGTCTCCCGCCCCACGCAGTCCTGCTCCAGTGTATCCACCAGCGGATTCAGATACGGTGCCTCTGCCTGGAGCGGGGCTCTATGCCACCTCTCCAGCCCCCGCTCCCACCCCGGCGCCCCAGCTTGCCACGGTGGCTCCGGCACCGGAATCTGCGCCAGCGCCGAAGCCAGTCTCCGCTCCCGTCAGCAGCAATCGCCGCGGCATCGTGGCCTACCGCCTGGAGCGTGGGGATGACATCCATACCGTCTCCAACCTCTTTAACACCACCCCAGAGAGAATCCGTGAGCTGAACAAAATGGCTCCAGATGCCAAACTGAAGGAGGGGGATGAAGTCGTGGTTCCCTCCCTCGGAGCTGTGTCGCTGAATTGA
- a CDS encoding N-acetylmuramoyl-L-alanine amidase family protein: MKKRRSSPATVKDTLFGEYLRGTLSYLALGAVFLTLGWLSDRLEAVPGIQLNPWQMDAPLIVVDAGHGGHDGGAVAGGALEKELALKLALDLRGQLLAHGMRVKMTRESDVFLPLEGRAAIANDLQADAFISLHLNTSANPDVSGIETYFTEHKTLAAQRALQARWKLTSSAVKDLRGRWLAASIQQQLCTLTQAVDRGIKERNYAVVTRTQVPAVLVECGFLTHPDEAAKLKQADYQKQLIQGISTGLRHFLQARQNQPGKGIEALSDPALAATQEEAGAETTAP; this comes from the coding sequence TTGAAAAAACGTCGGTCCAGCCCTGCCACAGTAAAGGATACCCTCTTCGGGGAATATCTGCGCGGGACGCTGTCTTACCTGGCCCTCGGGGCGGTTTTTCTGACATTGGGCTGGCTTTCCGATCGCCTGGAGGCCGTCCCAGGGATTCAACTCAACCCCTGGCAGATGGACGCTCCGCTCATCGTGGTGGATGCGGGGCATGGGGGGCATGATGGCGGTGCTGTTGCCGGAGGGGCGCTGGAGAAGGAACTGGCCCTGAAGCTGGCCCTGGACCTACGCGGCCAACTGCTCGCCCATGGGATGCGTGTGAAAATGACCCGTGAGAGTGATGTCTTTCTCCCCCTGGAGGGGCGGGCCGCCATCGCCAACGATCTCCAAGCCGACGCCTTCATCAGCCTTCACCTCAATACCAGTGCCAATCCCGACGTCAGCGGCATCGAGACCTATTTCACGGAGCATAAGACACTGGCGGCTCAGCGCGCCCTCCAAGCCCGGTGGAAGCTGACCTCCAGCGCGGTGAAGGATCTGCGCGGACGCTGGTTGGCGGCCTCCATCCAGCAGCAGCTCTGCACGCTCACCCAGGCGGTGGACCGGGGCATCAAGGAGCGGAACTATGCGGTGGTCACCCGCACCCAGGTGCCAGCCGTGCTGGTGGAGTGCGGCTTCCTTACCCATCCCGATGAAGCGGCGAAACTGAAGCAAGCGGACTATCAGAAGCAGCTCATCCAGGGCATCAGCACAGGCTTGAGGCACTTCCTCCAGGCGCGTCAAAACCAGCCTGGCAAGGGGATCGAGGCCCTGAGTGATCCGGCTTTGGCCGCCACTCAAGAGGAAGCGGGCGCAGAAACCACTGCTCCTTAG
- a CDS encoding amino acid ABC transporter permease: MLSLTARSLFWTLVLLTAAALALYFTFSTVHYRWNWESVWTYRYQFAWGWLTTMAISVVAMVLSVLVGFALMLSRRSPILPLRLFATGVVELLRGSPLLVQLLIGYYIIATALQVNDKLLVGTLLLGLFEGAYLSEIFRGAVESIGATQREAARAVGFNTVQTYRYVIIPQAVRRALPGTTGQLVSLIKDSSLLSVIAIEELVQKVRILNSSSYTALEGYLPLAAAYLIVTLPLSWYAGRLERRFAYET; this comes from the coding sequence ATGCTTTCCCTCACTGCCCGTAGCCTATTTTGGACCTTGGTCCTGCTAACGGCGGCTGCGCTAGCTTTATATTTCACCTTCAGCACGGTGCATTACCGGTGGAATTGGGAAAGTGTCTGGACCTATCGCTATCAATTCGCATGGGGCTGGCTGACCACTATGGCTATTTCAGTGGTAGCCATGGTTTTAAGCGTGCTCGTAGGATTCGCCCTGATGTTGAGTCGGCGCAGTCCTATTTTGCCACTTCGCCTCTTCGCCACTGGCGTGGTCGAGTTACTCAGAGGCTCTCCCCTCCTGGTGCAACTCCTCATCGGCTACTACATCATCGCCACGGCGCTCCAGGTGAATGACAAGCTGCTGGTGGGCACCCTGCTGCTGGGGCTGTTTGAAGGGGCTTATCTTTCCGAGATCTTTCGCGGAGCCGTAGAGAGCATCGGCGCTACCCAGCGTGAGGCGGCCCGGGCCGTGGGTTTCAACACGGTGCAGACCTACCGCTATGTTATCATCCCCCAGGCCGTGCGGCGCGCTCTACCGGGGACCACAGGGCAGCTCGTCTCCCTCATCAAGGACTCTTCGCTGCTCTCCGTCATCGCCATTGAGGAACTGGTGCAAAAGGTCCGCATTTTGAACAGCAGCAGCTACACCGCGCTCGAAGGTTACCTGCCCTTGGCTGCCGCCTATCTCATCGTTACACTGCCCCTTTCCTGGTATGCCGGGCGCTTGGAAAGGAGGTTCGCCTATGAAACTTGA
- a CDS encoding amino acid ABC transporter ATP-binding protein, whose amino-acid sequence MKLETLNVVKRYGSFAALDGASFKTGDDARVVVLLGPSGGGKSTLLRVLGGLLIPDSGDVRVNDQALPHDPAGALGTLRQNGFVFQGYNLFPHLTAQQNVALPLTVVHGFTTAAAQDRAHELLTRLGLADHAHKRPAELSGGQQQRAAIARALASRPRLLLLDEPTSALDPVMTGEVLDVIRELAQDGQQIVLATHEVSFAKQVADWVVFLAEGKILESRPAIKFFTDPLSSFAKDYLTAILKYR is encoded by the coding sequence ATGAAACTTGAAACTCTGAACGTGGTGAAACGCTATGGCAGCTTCGCCGCGCTGGATGGCGCTAGTTTCAAGACCGGTGATGATGCCCGTGTCGTGGTGTTGCTCGGTCCCAGCGGCGGGGGAAAATCCACCCTCCTGCGTGTGCTCGGCGGCCTGCTCATCCCTGACTCCGGGGACGTGCGGGTCAATGACCAAGCCTTACCTCACGACCCGGCTGGCGCTCTCGGCACCCTACGGCAAAACGGCTTCGTCTTCCAGGGCTACAATCTCTTTCCACATCTGACCGCACAGCAAAATGTGGCCCTACCGCTCACCGTCGTGCACGGATTCACAACGGCTGCCGCCCAAGACCGCGCCCACGAGTTGCTGACGCGTCTGGGCCTCGCCGACCATGCGCACAAGCGCCCAGCCGAACTCTCCGGCGGGCAGCAGCAGCGGGCCGCAATCGCGCGCGCGCTGGCTTCCCGACCTCGCCTCCTCCTGCTGGATGAGCCCACCTCCGCTCTGGACCCGGTGATGACAGGGGAGGTGCTGGATGTCATCCGCGAACTGGCCCAGGATGGCCAACAGATCGTTCTGGCCACGCACGAAGTCAGCTTTGCCAAACAGGTGGCTGACTGGGTGGTCTTCCTCGCAGAAGGAAAAATCCTCGAATCTCGACCAGCAATTAAGTTTTTTACTGATCCATTGTCATCTTTCGCGAAGGACTATTTGACGGCGATCTTAAAATATCGTTGA
- a CDS encoding class I adenylate-forming enzyme family protein, translating into MMLNLPEPQTGLSVSPWMDARPKGPFHLSAFLADAAERTPETTLTVDGMELTYEQAWMNVLRIATWLQQNGVNRGDKVVTVLRHSPDLQLITLAVAHIGAVISVISPQIRQPAFQEILEEAEPVCIFLERTSRHLKAVADNILTVWLGEGLNGGNWDEADFSEVMETRPAWGMRFPGKSEDPAFLVFSDRANEGHQRGVLLSHDKVRSILSHQTTPSRDILSVFESAMDEIEALPAAA; encoded by the coding sequence ATGATGCTAAATCTTCCAGAACCTCAGACCGGTCTTAGTGTCTCCCCCTGGATGGATGCACGGCCCAAAGGCCCCTTCCACCTTAGCGCTTTCCTGGCGGATGCCGCCGAGCGCACGCCGGAAACCACCCTCACGGTGGACGGCATGGAACTCACCTACGAGCAAGCCTGGATGAACGTCCTGCGCATCGCGACTTGGCTTCAGCAGAACGGTGTAAATCGTGGCGACAAAGTCGTCACCGTTCTGCGTCACAGCCCGGATTTGCAATTGATCACCCTCGCTGTGGCTCACATTGGCGCTGTGATCTCCGTAATCTCCCCGCAGATTCGTCAGCCCGCTTTCCAAGAGATCCTGGAAGAAGCTGAGCCGGTGTGCATTTTCCTCGAGCGCACAAGCCGCCATCTCAAAGCTGTGGCGGACAACATCCTCACCGTCTGGCTGGGCGAAGGCCTCAACGGCGGTAACTGGGATGAGGCTGACTTCAGTGAAGTGATGGAAACTCGTCCTGCCTGGGGCATGCGTTTCCCAGGTAAGTCTGAAGATCCTGCCTTCCTGGTGTTTTCTGACCGAGCCAACGAAGGCCATCAGCGCGGTGTGCTCCTCTCTCACGATAAAGTGCGCAGCATCCTCTCCCATCAGACCACGCCGAGCCGAGACATCCTCTCCGTCTTTGAAAGCGCCATGGATGAGATTGAGGCCCTGCCTGCAGCCGCGTAA
- a CDS encoding DUF1501 domain-containing protein, giving the protein MKPDFLHVSRRHFFTQSGLTLGSAALGSLLARDLPAQSPMEKLAAAAPHFAPKAKQVIYLHMIGAPSQLDLFDYKPVLQKHDGQKCPEELLKGKRFAFIGGEMTLAGSTYQFKKHGQSGQEMSELLPHLATVADEICVLKGMHTNEINHAPAQMFLHTGFGQGGRPSLGSWVTYGLGSGNRDMPAYVVLLSGPPGGAGTALWSTGFLPSVYQGVQFRSSGEPVLFLNNPKGHSAQDRRQVLDAVRALNERQLGLVGDPEIATRISQYEMAYRMQASVPELMDISQENAATLDMYGAKPGQQSFANNCLLARRLVERGVRMVQLYDSDWDHHGGLDKRLPAKAKDVDQAMAALVRDLKQRGLLDETLVVWGSEFGRTPLRQGADGEGKQTAAGRDHHKDAYTMWLAGGGVKAGVTYGRTDEMGFNVVENGVHVHDLNATLLHLMGLDHERLTFRYQGRDFRLTDVHGEVVRPILA; this is encoded by the coding sequence ATGAAGCCTGACTTCCTCCATGTGTCACGCAGGCACTTTTTCACCCAGAGCGGTCTGACTCTGGGCTCCGCCGCACTGGGCTCGCTGCTGGCCCGTGATCTGCCCGCGCAGTCTCCCATGGAGAAGCTGGCGGCTGCGGCCCCCCACTTTGCCCCGAAGGCCAAGCAGGTGATCTACCTGCACATGATCGGGGCACCTTCACAGCTGGACTTGTTCGACTACAAGCCGGTGCTGCAGAAGCATGACGGGCAAAAGTGCCCAGAGGAACTGCTGAAGGGAAAGCGCTTTGCCTTCATCGGCGGAGAGATGACGCTCGCGGGCTCCACCTATCAGTTTAAAAAGCATGGTCAGAGCGGGCAGGAGATGTCTGAGCTACTGCCTCATCTGGCCACCGTAGCTGATGAGATTTGTGTGCTGAAGGGCATGCATACGAATGAGATCAACCATGCTCCTGCACAGATGTTTCTGCATACTGGCTTCGGCCAGGGTGGACGCCCCAGCTTAGGCTCCTGGGTGACGTATGGTCTGGGCAGTGGGAATCGCGATATGCCCGCCTATGTGGTCTTGCTCTCGGGGCCGCCCGGAGGTGCTGGCACAGCGCTGTGGAGCACCGGCTTCCTGCCCAGCGTGTATCAGGGTGTGCAGTTCCGCAGCAGTGGCGAGCCAGTGTTGTTTTTAAACAATCCCAAGGGACACTCGGCACAGGATCGCCGGCAGGTGCTGGATGCGGTGCGGGCGCTGAATGAGCGCCAGCTCGGTCTGGTGGGTGATCCCGAGATCGCCACCCGCATCAGTCAGTATGAGATGGCGTATCGCATGCAGGCCAGCGTGCCTGAACTGATGGACATCTCTCAGGAAAACGCTGCCACGCTGGACATGTATGGCGCGAAGCCCGGGCAACAATCCTTTGCCAACAATTGTTTGTTAGCCCGCAGACTGGTGGAGCGCGGTGTGCGCATGGTCCAGCTCTATGATTCTGACTGGGATCATCATGGCGGGCTGGATAAACGCTTGCCTGCTAAGGCCAAGGATGTGGATCAGGCCATGGCCGCGCTGGTGCGTGATCTCAAGCAGCGTGGCCTGCTGGATGAAACCTTGGTGGTCTGGGGCAGTGAATTTGGCCGCACGCCACTCCGTCAGGGCGCGGATGGGGAGGGGAAACAAACCGCCGCAGGACGAGACCACCACAAAGACGCCTACACCATGTGGCTCGCCGGAGGAGGCGTGAAGGCAGGCGTCACTTACGGCCGCACCGATGAGATGGGCTTCAATGTGGTGGAGAATGGCGTGCATGTGCATGATCTCAATGCCACGCTGCTGCATCTGATGGGGCTGGATCATGAGCGACTTACCTTCCGCTATCAGGGGCGGGATTTTCGGCTCACCGATGTGCATGGAGAGGTCGTGCGACCCATCCTCGCCTGA
- a CDS encoding RNA pyrophosphohydrolase gives MPDKSPLPIPTPIVYRPNVGVILMNDRDEIFVAERINIPGAWQFPQGGIDDGEDAETAMFREMAEEIGVTRDKVELLEQRGGYRYAFAKGRLKYGIYGGQEQTYFRCRFLGQDSDVNLAATHQEFSRWCWIKPEAFKMEWVPKFKRAVYHQVFLDFFGVDLSAKVS, from the coding sequence ATGCCTGATAAGTCTCCTCTGCCCATTCCCACTCCCATTGTCTATCGCCCGAATGTGGGTGTGATCCTCATGAATGACCGTGATGAAATCTTTGTCGCGGAGCGCATCAATATCCCCGGAGCATGGCAGTTCCCTCAGGGCGGCATTGATGATGGGGAGGATGCAGAAACGGCGATGTTCCGTGAGATGGCGGAAGAGATCGGGGTCACCCGGGATAAGGTGGAACTGCTGGAGCAGCGAGGGGGGTACCGTTACGCCTTTGCCAAGGGACGGCTGAAATACGGCATCTATGGCGGCCAGGAGCAGACCTATTTCCGCTGCCGCTTTTTGGGGCAGGACAGTGATGTCAATCTGGCGGCGACGCATCAGGAGTTCAGCCGCTGGTGCTGGATCAAGCCGGAAGCGTTCAAGATGGAGTGGGTGCCCAAGTTTAAACGTGCGGTTTATCATCAGGTGTTTTTAGACTTCTTTGGAGTGGACTTAAGCGCTAAGGTCTCATGA
- the folK gene encoding 2-amino-4-hydroxy-6-hydroxymethyldihydropteridine diphosphokinase — translation MPLTAFGIALGSNQGDSQRHLEAGVDHLLARIPQARLTAAASLYETEPVDCAPGTQAFLNTVIEVEADLTPQQMHAHLVAVEALMGRPLQREKNAPRCLDLDLLYAGDYHSDDPVLTVPHPRLHLRRFVLQPLAEIRPHLHLPGVSLTPAEALAALPCPPESVRYGGDWKHRLS, via the coding sequence ATGCCTCTAACTGCTTTCGGGATCGCTCTGGGCTCCAATCAAGGAGACAGCCAGCGCCACCTGGAGGCAGGTGTGGATCATCTGCTGGCACGGATTCCGCAGGCCCGGCTGACCGCTGCTGCGTCGCTGTATGAGACGGAGCCGGTGGACTGTGCACCGGGCACGCAGGCTTTTTTAAACACGGTCATCGAGGTCGAGGCGGACCTGACACCTCAGCAAATGCATGCGCATCTGGTGGCGGTGGAGGCTCTCATGGGACGGCCGCTCCAGCGGGAAAAAAATGCCCCGCGTTGCCTTGATCTCGATCTCCTCTATGCAGGCGATTACCACAGCGATGATCCCGTGCTGACCGTGCCGCATCCGCGCCTGCATCTGCGACGCTTTGTTTTGCAACCCCTCGCCGAGATCCGACCGCATCTGCATCTCCCGGGGGTATCCCTTACCCCTGCGGAAGCCCTGGCTGCTTTGCCCTGTCCGCCGGAGAGCGTGCGTTATGGGGGCGACTGGAAGCATCGATTGAGCTGA
- the dapB gene encoding 4-hydroxy-tetrahydrodipicolinate reductase has product MSEFKLLVTGSKGRMGQAVISAAQAQGVAVGATIDLGDALAPALEKCDCVIDFSSHHFTDELLTEAVKLKKSLVIGTTGHTDEELAHIREASKVIPVVFASNFSVGVNTLFWLTRKATELLGPDFDLEVIEMHHRMKKDAPSGTARTLVEILADVRGLSYDSDCRHGRFGDVGARTPKEIGVHALRGGDVVGDHTVVFANVGERVELTHKASSRDTFAGGAVRAARWLADKPAGLYDMQDVLGLK; this is encoded by the coding sequence ATGAGCGAATTCAAACTTCTAGTGACCGGCAGCAAGGGCCGGATGGGGCAGGCCGTGATCAGTGCGGCCCAGGCCCAGGGTGTGGCTGTCGGAGCGACGATTGATCTGGGGGACGCTTTGGCTCCTGCCCTGGAGAAGTGCGATTGCGTCATTGATTTCAGCTCTCACCATTTCACCGATGAGTTGCTGACCGAAGCGGTGAAGCTGAAGAAGAGCCTAGTCATCGGCACCACAGGTCATACTGATGAGGAACTAGCACACATCCGCGAGGCCTCGAAGGTGATCCCAGTCGTGTTCGCTTCCAACTTCAGCGTCGGCGTGAATACCCTGTTTTGGCTGACCCGCAAGGCCACGGAACTGCTCGGGCCTGACTTTGACCTCGAAGTGATCGAGATGCATCACCGCATGAAGAAGGATGCCCCGAGCGGCACCGCCCGCACGCTGGTGGAGATCCTCGCCGACGTGCGTGGCCTGTCCTATGACTCCGACTGCCGCCATGGTCGTTTCGGTGATGTCGGTGCCCGCACGCCGAAGGAGATCGGTGTTCACGCTCTGCGGGGTGGGGATGTGGTGGGAGATCACACCGTAGTCTTTGCCAATGTGGGCGAGCGTGTGGAACTGACTCACAAGGCCAGCAGCCGCGATACCTTTGCCGGTGGGGCGGTGCGCGCCGCGCGCTGGCTGGCCGATAAGCCTGCAGGTCTCTATGACATGCAGGATGTGCTGGGCCTGAAGTAA
- a CDS encoding serine O-acetyltransferase, which yields MTFTEWKQHVKADQFRYAGSQGRGPFIRTWFSESGFRFTLVMRLCRYLRSQPWSRYGLYHLCLLWHRRQQVRYGAYIDFMTEIGPGLYLGHLVSIVVNRRTVIGANCSISQGITLGQTNARSKRPGCPSLGDRVYIGCGAVVVGGIHLGNDSAVAPNAVVIRDVGASEVVSGNPATVISTRGSEGYVSHCAEIPEAK from the coding sequence ATGACCTTCACCGAATGGAAGCAGCACGTGAAAGCAGACCAGTTTCGATACGCTGGCAGCCAGGGACGAGGTCCATTCATCCGCACGTGGTTCTCTGAATCGGGCTTCAGATTCACCCTGGTCATGCGCTTATGCCGCTATCTACGCTCCCAGCCCTGGAGCCGCTATGGCCTCTACCATCTGTGTTTGCTATGGCACCGCCGCCAGCAGGTCCGCTATGGTGCTTACATTGATTTCATGACCGAGATCGGTCCCGGCCTCTATCTCGGGCATCTGGTCAGCATCGTGGTGAATCGCCGGACGGTCATTGGCGCCAATTGCTCCATCAGTCAGGGCATCACCTTGGGCCAAACCAACGCCCGCAGTAAGCGCCCCGGCTGCCCCAGTCTGGGAGATCGTGTTTACATCGGGTGCGGTGCCGTGGTCGTGGGTGGCATCCATCTCGGCAATGACAGTGCGGTGGCCCCCAATGCTGTGGTCATTCGGGATGTCGGGGCCAGTGAGGTGGTGAGCGGCAATCCTGCCACGGTGATTTCAACACGTGGCTCAGAAGGCTATGTCTCCCACTGTGCTGAGATACCCGAAGCGAAGTAG